The genomic segment TGACAGTTTTCTATGTTCTTGGTCTTAGTGGTGCTTCAAGGGCCAGTGCAGCTCTCTGGAAGAACTGAACCCCATGGCTGTGGTCCATGGGCAGTGGTCGGTCTGGAGccccttctcctcctgctcccgCAGCTGCGGAGGTGGAGTTGTGCTGCGGCAGCGGTTCTGCAACAACCCCAGGTGAGAGCTGGGGAGTTTGCGGTGCCTCGTGGCTGATTCAGGGCCGTGGGGGCTGAGTCGTGCTCTTTGCTTGGGACAAACCTGCCGCTGAgttcttctcttttcctgtcATCTCCAGGCCTGCTTTTGGGGGGCAGGAATGCCGTGGCGCCAGCATCCAGGTGGAGATGTGCAATACTCAGGTAGTGGAGCTCATCACATCTTCTGAGCTTGTTTTCTTACCGCTGttcagcccctggagagcagtgTGGTTTGGGACCACGCTTCTCACAGCTGACTACTCTGGGAAGGAGGACTGAAGATGTGGTGTGCAGCCTCCATCTGTGTGACAACAGGAGAGGTGTTTGTCCCGCTGTGTCTGAAGACAGCAGGATTATTTAATCGCATTGTTCATGTGTAATGAAGCATTTTCTCTATGCCTTCACAACAGGACAGACACTGAGAAAATAGTGATGCACTTAATGATAGTTTTCTTCAGAGGAACATTCTGATATTGTGCCTATTTTCCTTAGCCATTTATTTTGTATAAATAGCAAAGATATCAGCTTCCAAACACAATTCTCTGCGTATCCCGCAGCCTTCCTTTAAATTGGTTTTCTCTATTCAgagttgttttggtgttttactTATCAGCCACCATTTTCTGCCTTTAGCTAGTGGGTAAAATGCTTTTGGGATTCTGTGCTCAGTAACTGCCTTTCGTTACCCGTACGATTGTCTCTGGGATATAGGCCTGTTCagtgacccagcaggactttATGGCTGAACAATGTGCAGCAACAAATCTAAAGCCACTGTATCTCACTGGAGAAGCACCATCCTTTTATAACTGGACTTCTGCTGTTGGCTTTGCCAAAGGTAAGGACGGGCTGAGAAACCGTGGTTTCCCTGTGAAAATGGACCTGTCTGCACTTCGACGCCAAAAAGCTATTTCATTGATTATTTTTCAACTGAAACATAGATAAACTTTTTGTCAGATCCTTTTGACTTCTTCCCATTGTTTAACGGTCAGCCCATGCCTTTCTGAAAGAGTGAAACTCCTTTCTTCTCGTGCCTCCTCCAGGGGACTTGCTGTGCAAGCACATGTGCAGGGCTGTTGGCAACGAATTCATGGTGAGCCGTGAGGGCAGTTTCATCGATGGAACGAGATGTGAGCAGGATGAGTCCGAGCGCCGCGGGGCTTTCAGTCTGTGTGTAACGGGAACCTGCAGAGTAAGTGACTGGGGATTCCAGGTGAACCTCTGACACATCATCTGCCCCAAAGGAGTCAGTTTGCTTAAAGCAGGGGGAAAAACCCACAGTGTCCCAAACAGCAGAGCGAGCTTGTCTCAAAAGAAGAGAGTTTTGTTCTTAGCTTATTGGATGGAGTCCAACAAATCTACTGTTCTGTCAGTGCATCCAATGCCAATGCCCTCCAGATAAGGCATCCTGCTAATTATGCAGTAAGTACATAAGGCTGTTCATCCCTGCTTCAAGAAGCAATTGGTTTATGCGTTCGTTGAGGAGACATCATTAGCCGTTCACTTTGCGTGGTACAAATAGCCCTACAAAATTCTGAGTCTGGGGGAGAAAAGTTCCGTGATTTGAGCACAGCGAGGCAGTGGCAAAACAAGGAGTAAAACCGGGGAATTGTAAGTTGGGAAACTGATTGTTGAAGCATCACTAATCgaaacttttgggtttttttttctgtattggacGTGAGAAAGGCATTCTTCCGTGATGGACGTGAATAAAACTCCCCCGCACTGTCTGCATTTTAGTAACTGCTCAATGCTGACCTGGTtgtatgttttctgttgtttctttacATTCCCAGAATACACTTGTAAAATTTTATGGTTTTCTCATTATCCTGATGTTCCCAATGCTTTGTAATGCATTTCCACCTAATGAACAGCAGAGGGTGTAGGCATAATCTATTCTGATCTCCACTGTTCTGTGATAAATATGTATGTTATGGCAGCATCCAAAGCCTGGGATCAGTGCCTCTAGCATAAATTCAGCAGTTGCACATGTTTTGCTGCTAAGCCTGCTGAGATCCTCCTGTAGCTTTGTGTAAATCAGTCTTGTTCGTGGGAATGAGGATAGAATCTCCTTTCTGAGCTCCGTGGGATTGAAGACCAGGCTGAAGGATGTGAGcgaggtttgggtttggggtttagggagCTAAAGATTCCTTTCGAACCTGCCATTCATGTTTACAGTTCTCCTGGgcattttttcctccccttccagAAAGAGTCTGTAGAAGAGAGGGAATGCAGAGCCTTTGGTTTAGGTCACCAGAGAAATCTTTTTGGGCTGCTTCTTATGGGAAAGAAATTGCCAGACACTTAATGAAACTTGTGCTCTCACCTAAAACTGCTGTACAGTGGTAGGTCTAGGTACAAATGCATCTTTGTCTATGTTGTCTTCTCAAATTGAATTACCAATGAAAAAGGCAGTTTCAGGAATCCAGGCAATATTGCTTTGATTGGCTTGTTTTCCTCTCGGAATAGGCAAGTTCTTGACAGACTCCCCCTCTGCTCAGGCATTCGGCTGTGATGGCCAGGTGGACTCCAAGAAGATGATGGACTCTTGCAAGGTCTGTGGGGGTGATAATACCACTTGCACCGAAGTGAGCGGGTCTTACACAGAAGGAAATGCTAAAGGTGTGTGGTCCTCACCCTCAGGCTCAACATTACGGTGCTGTTTATATCCTGCATATTTGTACGTGTATTCAGCATTCTTAATCTTCTGTATGTGACTTGTTTCTGCTCCTGCTTGATGTTATTTCGTGGAGGATATGGTGATGGAGTTTGGGTTGTCATCAGAGAAGGCAGCCAAGATCTGTAGCAGGGAGGTAGCTGTTGTGCCCGAAGAGTTTTGGTCATAGTTCTCTGGACACGGACCAGAAATGTAACCATTTGGCAAATCCAGCAAATGATTGGGAGCTGGGGGCCATGTCAGATGCTTCCTGAGATGTTAAACATCCATTTGGGAACTGACCTGGCCCTTGCAGAATCACATAGAGGTACTAGCAGGGAAAATAATAAGAACaagagagagaggagaacagGACACAGGATTGGGTTCAGTTTTGTTTGCTGTAATCACACCAAGCTGATAGAGCAAAGATCAGTGTGAATTTAGCCTGCTGGTCATAGCTGTCACATccttgatttttttatattagGTGTATAACCTTTTCTTTCCATCCTTCCAGAGTACGTTACGTTTCTCTCCCTGCCTTACAACACCACCTCGGTCCATGTTACCAATCGGAAACCACTCTTCACACATTTGGGTGAGTTGAATGGAAAGGAGAGGAAGGACAACAAGCCAGGACTAAAACAGGCTTGTGAAAACAAGAAAATGGGAATTGGGAGGAAATGTCTTGATATTGCAATTTGTTTGTGGGATGCTTTCCAATGGCAAGTGGTGGAAGCCACGGTCTTTGGGATGCTTGACTTAGATCAAACTGGTTTCTAGCAAACAGGGAGTCTGTAGCTGCCAGCACTGGGGGATTCTGGTGAGCACATGTTATCTCTTAACCTCACTGCTGCTTTTGTTCCTCTAGCTGTTAAGGTGAAAGGAGAGTATGCAGttgctggaaaaggaaaaatctCCCAGAATGTCACCTACCCGTCAGTTCTGGAAGACAGCCAGATCATATACAAAGTGTTCCTCACCGAGGACAACCTGCCAAGCCTGGAGGAAATCCATGTGGATGGGCCAACACAAGAAGAAATTGAAATACAGGTAAATTCAAATAGCAGAGTTGGAAAGGGGCCAGTCGGAACTGTCCGGGCTGAgtttgagcagctctgctgcagtgcAGAATCCAGGTGTTGTAGGCTCTGTGTCCAGGACCACTGGAGATGGTGTTCACTAAGAGTGTTGCTCTTCTTGCGAAAGGCTGAGGGTTGGCTGCCTACAGGCTTTCTGCAGGTCTGGGAGATGAGCTTACTGAGTTAAACCTTTCCTTTGGCTTAATCTTTTTGTCAGTGCTCTGTGCGCAGAATTCACAGTGAGTACTCTGAGTGCACCTGGCAAGAGCTGAGGGTTGTAGCATTGAGGCTCAGGGCTGGATGGAAAAGGGGGACCAGCTTCTCTTATCTCCATCCTAAGAAATGAGTCAGAGCTGATTCATGCATTGACCACAACTTTTTCCTTCCCCAGGTCTATCGAAGGTATGCAAAAGAATATGGCAATGCCACCAACCCAGACATCACCTTCAGCTACTTTGTTCCCAAAGAGAATCTGACCTATGTGTGGATTCCTCAGCGGGGGCCGTGTTCGGTGACCTGTGGGGAAGGTGAGGCAGCGATACTCGGTCTTTCTGCCCAGATCTCTGTGAAAAGTAATTCTAGTTATGCTGGCTGGTAATcacccagatcctgaccccacgGGCTCTCCTGGGCTGACTGAGAGAAATGTGTCATCAATAATAGATACTTGGTTAGAACTTATTAAACAACTGGACTGGATTTAATAGCAAATTGCTGAAAGTGAGCTGCAGTTGACAGTGTTAAACCGAACCAAAGAAAAGCGTGGTACAGCTGTTGAATTAAATTAGCAAACCAGCAAATGAGCTGAATCATCAAAATGATAGTGAAAATGTTTGATCGTGAAGAGGATTTTTAAATAGGGTTTAACTGAACTTGTGGTTTTAAGATTAAATGATTTTGTCAGATTTTTCAGTTATTGAAGACTGTAATTTGAAGTTGGCTAAACATCAAAAGTCTGAGACCAAAGTAGTGTCTCACTAAAGCCTCAGAGCTAATTATGAAACTTCCTTCTTAGAATTCTATTCCTGTGCCATGGCTAATCCTTTCTGTCTCCCTGAAGAAACCGTCATGCAGATTGTAGCAGGTCACTCTGGTAGACGGTCTGACATCTTGTTTACCAGATAATACAGATGACACTGGCAAGCCTCTCAAGACTTTTATGATAAGGATTGAGAAAATACATTAATGAATACTTATGCAAGTGAAGCTATAGGACTAGTTATGTCTGGAGAGCTTTTCTCCAGCAGATTCCTCAGGTGAACCGGTTGCGGAAAGCCTGAAGTGAAGAACTTGAAACACTCTAGGGCCTCCCAACTAATGCAGTCAAAGGGAAAAATATCTGGGACTTAAAATAACAGAAAGTTGAGAATCTGAGCTGAAATTGCATCCTGAGCTCCAAGTGATGCTCAGGCCCTTCTTGCCAACAGACGTTATTTGAAAACAAGGAGAGTAGTGAAAAGATAACATTGCTGATTGATTCTTGACATTTGCTTCTCAGGGTCATGCTCTTCGAGGTGCAGGAATGCTGGTTTCTCTTTGTGGGAGCTCACTCACTGCAAAGGAGACTCGTTACTGCTTTGCTTGCAAATTTTTTAAGCttggattttcacctgctttgCCCGTTAGGTTCAATATTGTTAAAAATCTTGTTTAGAGCTGTAGTTGATGAATATTTCAGTTCTTGTGTGCCACAGGCACTACATGTCCGCAGTTTCTCTCCCAGTACCCCAGCGTAGTTGTGGATATTGATGATCCCTTGGAGGACATTGGCACGCTGCTCTCTGGGTGCAGAGGTTGTGGGATGATATAACGTGGTTAGTTCTGCAGAATGTCATTTAAAAATGGCTGGCTGCTAGGACTTATTTTCAGCAACCTGCCCCTCATCAGTCAGACATCAAGATCACAGAAGTAATTTGGACCAAATTACGATTCATATCCTTGCTCTTGCGAACGGCCAGTTTAGAGTGATCTTTCAATTTTGTCAGCAGATTATCTGTCAAACTTCTGATCTTTGGGGGTGTTCATCTTGGAAAGTCGCTTTAAAGCTCTTGAGGAAAAGCTGTATCAGAAATAAGGGATTTGTGTGTTTCTAGAAAGGCTGTATTCCCAAATATGTCGTTTTTCCTACACAGGTAACTTGGGTAAAGCAAAATGTGTTCCAGAGTTGTGGGGATGAGTGCATTAAGTGTGCGTGGGGCTTGGGCAGAGTTTGCTTGTTCTGTACACACAGGTGCAGCTGGCACCGCTTGGCTTATTTTCATAGAACAtcctcagttggaagagacccacaatgATCATTTTCCAACCCTTGCACACGTGCCATGCAGTAAGATCTCTTCCCATTCAAGGTGAGAGGCAGCTACAGTACATATGTGTGGCTTTTGACACCAAAGAAGAAACCCAAGAAGAAAACTGTCATCCAGTGCCAAAGCCGGAGAGCAGGATGGAAATCTGCGATCTCAGTCCCTGCCCGCCAAGGTAAGGCAGTTACCAGGAGACAAGGGGGCACTGAGAGgcctttccttcctctctctgccTCCAGGGACGTGGTAAAGTAGGGGTCAAGCTACTCTGAGGATGTTatcttcctctcctctgctttGAAAGCACAGCCAGCTGCAAAAACAGTAGCGCTGATCCGTGCTTGGCAAACTAGCTGAGAGTCTTTCCTGGGCTGGTATATTCTCAGGCAGAACTAAGTGAAGTCTTTGGAGTTTGAGTCCGGGGAAAACTGGAAAACTCTTGATCCCTCATTACCCTGGGGAAGCAGAAACAAATCCATAATTGCAAAAGGTAGTGACACATTTGCCAGCTGTCTTGTGAGTACTGTAGGAAGCAAAGTGTCTGAGGCAGAGGGGTGAAGAAAGCTGCTGAGAAGCAAAAAGGGGGAAGGATGAGGGAGCTGCAGTGCATTTTCTGCAGTGAGAGGTAGTAGAGGGTGGGGATTCATCACTAACTTGATTTTTCTCCTCCTTGTCCTCTGTCAGATGGAAGGTAACTCCAGCTGGGCCCTGTTCCTCCAGCTGTGGGCTCGGCTTAGCTGTTCAGCTGGTCACCTGTGTGCAGATTCACCAAGGCAAGGAGATGTTGCTGGAGGAGCGTTTGTGTCCTGTGGCAGAGAAGCCCCTTaccagtgtcccctgtgtcatcCGAATGTGCTCTTATGAATGGAGCTTTAGCGAGTGGACAGAGGTACCTCCTCCTGTTCAGATGCAGCACTTGGTGTCTAGTGCAGCGGTTTTATAGCCGTTCCTATAGGCAGGCAGTGGAGAAATACCACCTCCACCTTGTACGTTTACTTCCCACAGAAATGCTAAACTGTTCCTAGGGATGTGTTTTCCATCCTTTCCACTGTCCAGTGTTCAGCAGGCGTAGGTTTGCTTCTCATGCTTCTCAGCTCAGATTTTGGCTGCAGTCTGAAGATGGTCCTTGACATGATTTCTTCTGGAATGCAGATATTTTTGGAGTTTTTGGGAAGTGGTTCCGTAATTCAAAGATATAGTTTGGAAGATCCTCTGGGAGGTGGGCCATCAGAGCACTAAAGGGCCAAGTGACAGAACAGCATCAGTGAACAAAAGATCAACTCCTAGGATCATGCcaataaatgcatttatttctaAATATCAACTGAAACGTGCGTAAAAAGACCTGTGGGTTTCTTCCTCTGCAGTGTTCAACTTCGTGTGGGAATGGCATTCAGACACGGCAGGATTTCTGCCTCAACCCGCTAACCCGTAAGCAGGTGAACCCCGTCTTCTGCAGGCACTTCCCCAAGGCCATTGTGGTACGCGGCTGCTCCACAGGGCCCTGTCCTGAGCAGGTGATGGGGACCGAGTCCCATGGAGCAGGACTGCAGATGGTGACACCAGCCCTGCCGACAACAGCCACAACTGCCAAAGAGGCGAGATACAAGAATCTGGATCTTCCTCCATCTGCTGTGCCAGTTGTGCCTGAGGAGCAGGCAGAGACCGGTGGAGGTGAGGAGGACAATGCCAAAACGTAGAGATGGTGCTCACTGTGTGTGGCTGTGTTGTGGTGACCTCGCTGCCATACAGGGACAGGAGCATGGGTTAGGAGGGACACCATGCTGTTCCTTCCAGCAAGCCATGACCTGTCCATGTTACATCAGCTCAGAACAACAACTCCCTTCCCTGGGCTTCCCAAAGCTCTTCTGACTTGGGactcttctgcttccttctgGAAGTGGTTCTCATCTGTGTCTGCTGTGCAGGTGTCTGTGGAAAACTCTTTCTTAATGCCACGGGGGTCATCAACATGACGGGTGTCGAGAGCAGCGACTGCACCGTGGCCATCGGACGTCCCCTTGGGGAGGAGATAACGCTCCGTGTCCTGGAGAGCTCCCTCAACTGCAGCGCAGGTACCGTCCAGGGTGTGCTGGGGGCGAAACTGGCCCTTTTGGGAAACCTGCACCACCTTTGCCCGTGTGCTTTTGGTGTCCTGAATGGTTCTTGTTGCCTTGGAACCTGTGTAACCTCTGCAATGGCTTTACAAGTTTTTCTGTCCCACCAAGTCTTTGCCAGGCAGGGCTAAATGACGTTGATGTCTTTCCTTCCCCTGCATAATGGACTCTCACCTCTTTTGTTGATAGATATTGGTTGAAATGAATTTATGGGGTTAAAGAAGCTGCTTGTTTTGACTCTCTCTGTAATGTACCCTCTTGCTGGAATCAGTACAGTTAGATGAGTTTAGACTGTTTTCGTGACAGATTTTGATAAGATAGGGACAAGATGCAGGAATTACTTGATTGCAGACCTATATAGGACAGGTTGTGGCGTTTTACTTAAAAATGTTTCTAGTTGCTGTGCTCATCTCTTCCAGGTGAGATAGTGCTGTTTTCTGGGCGAATGATGTGGCGGACGGGCTGCAGGAACCTCCCTTTGTCACTGATAAATTCCAGAACGAACACGCTGATTGTGAAACAGCGCGTTTCGCTGCCAGGAAATGGGGTCATTCTTCAGTACAACAGCAGAACTGCAACTAAAAAATATTACCAAGGTATCTTACTGAAAGCTTTTCTATGGCTTTACATTAAGGCACCCATGACGAGGCCTACAGAGTTCCACAGGTAGTGGTTGCTTATGGAAATCTATGGAAACCTTGCTTCATTTTTAGCAGATAATAAGCCCCTCCTTGAAGAGTTTTGGAATGAATATTACTTGTGGACTACCCCTCTGTTTTAAAGGCAAGCCCGCTGCAGGTGTTTGCTGATGCTCGGAGGTTCCCAGATGAAAATCCTTAGAGAAACTTTTCTGCCTGTGTTTAATTTAAATGATTTCGTTCTTGGAGACGCTGGACACTTctctaaataattttcttttctgctcCCTTTCCCAACTCTCAGACTGTGACAAGCAGCTGTTCGGTCCCCACGGTGAAATAGTGAATCCTGTGCAACTGCCTGATCAGAGACAAGAAGTAGTGTGTCGGACCTTCATCAACGTGGCTCCTCGGCATCGCATCGCTATCCGTGCCCTAAATATTGACTTGGGCAGTGAGAGCAACCAGACGCATTTTAATTACATCCTGGTGAGTCGAAACCCTAAAGGGGATGATTTGGATGGAAACAGACCCACCTCCTCATTAGATATTTGCATCCAGATGCAAAGTCCCATCACAAATCCTAGAGGGTCAGGCTCTGATCTCTGTTAATGTAAATGTGGATGAGCACTACTGACGTCTGCTGTATTGCTTCTAAACTTTTTATAGGGCCGATTTTCCCCCTGAGGGCCCAATCTGCAATCCCCAGTGTTTTGTCGGTACCTCACTTGTAGGCTACTGTGATATAATGGTTTGGTCTTGCTTTATGCAGGTCCGCGATGTAAGCACCATGAAGACGATGGTTTTCCATGGGAAACAACAATTCTTCTGGCAATCAACGGGAAGCCAAGCTGAAATAGAATTTCATGAGAATGTTAAGGATTACCAAACCAGTTTCTGGGCTGAATACTATGCTATTGAGCCCAAATAAAAGGGGCCGGGGCCACTGAGTAAGGCTGTGGGCTGGTTAGTGACTGCTGCCCGTCCACTGCTCGAGGTCACATTTAATCTCTTTGCAAATGCTTCCCCATCTATTAAGCAAAAGCAGTAATACCTACTGATTCCTTTGGGATCTCGGTACTTATAAAGGTTATGTAAAAGACACGTAACTACCAAATATTTAGCAAATAGCCCTCAAACAGATTTTCTGTCGATGTTGATTGGTATTAATGCAGTTTATGTGTCTGCAGTTAGTGACTCGGACACTGAAGTCTCAAGGTCCTGCTTCTGTGATATGCTGTGACCATTTAGGATAGTCATTTAATTTCTCAGTGCCCTGTTACAAATCTCTGTATACCACACGTAGCCACGATTATGGTTTAGCTGTTAAAGGAATGCCCCTTAAAACTGAGGCCTGTTGAAATTCTGGAATATTATAAGGAAGGTGAAGATGTGTACGAGGAAAAAATGCTAGAAGAAGAAGAACAGAGATGTATGAGGGCAAGACAGTTTCTTTGCCCAGGAGGGTAGTGCAGAAAAGCTGATGGAACCACCGTCCTTGAATGTTGACCAAGGCACAACTGAGCTGGTCAAGCCCTGGTGACAGTTGGCTCTGATGTCTAAATGATATCTAGAGGTTCCCTTCCCCACCACCCCTTCTGTGGTTCTACTATTATATATGACAGTGATACGAGTACTTCTTTTCTATGGGAAAATAAAGCAATTCTGTCTCTTAATGATGGGTTTAGTGCCAAGACTTATTTACACAGATAGTAACAGTAGCTGTGCTATTAATCTGCTTGTATCTTCATCTCACAGGAACTGTGCAGTGAGAGATTGTTGAGACTGCACGATACAAGTTGTAGCAGGAAGAGGTATTTTAGAGCGGTGACAAATAGTCATGTttgatttaaatacatttttaagtgttttttttttttaatatcttgaaCATTTAATATCTTAAACATTGCACCGTGCTTTGGTCCAAATCTATCATCCTCCTCAAAATCACAATATACTGCTTAAGGGGTCTTTTCCGCACCTGGAGCCTGGCTGGACACATCTGCCCTTGCTCTTCACGCTGGATTCAATAAATGGTTCTGCCTGAGCAGTTTTAACCCTGCTTCTGCTTTCTTTCAGTCGAATCCTCTGACATCTTTTTTACAACCACAAAATCTTAGTTTTTTTCTGTCATCTTAGTagcgtggggttttttttaaattatttttatttttaaatgttctggTTAAGCCTGGAGTTTTGTGCTTGCCAGCCTCCAGATTTACATTCCATTCCTGGAAGAGCTAGAAAGTAGATTCCTGAAGCGAGATCCTCAAGGAGTTGGTTATATCAGGTATCCCGCTGCGGTGCGTGGGTGATGCAGGCACCGGGCCTTCATTTCCTGTCTAACAGGAGATGTTAACGAAAAGACATCCTTTTCTTAATCCTTTTTTTGTAACCTTTTAGCAGATGGGATCTGTCTTCCCACTCTGCTATGGatcccaagtctcactgctaaatATTGTTCCAGATCAGCTATGCAGAGTTCCCAGTCTGCGGAGACAGGCTCTGGTTACTGACTGTATCTCCATGTTAATTTACAAAAAATGCAGCTGTTGtctttatattattattattatttatattatatattattatttatattgcgtatattattatttatattgcatTGCACTTTTTTGGTATTGTTTTAGGTTCGTAAGCTGATTCAAAAGAGTATCTGTGGCTAGGAAGGTTTTTAGCCAGTGGACGTGTATAAAAAATGCTTGCTCATGTTTgccatcctttaaaaaaatctgtttttaaaatatgtgtattaTCTTACACTTTTTTTGAAAGTATGTTTATCTATCTTACATTTACTTTGCTCTCAGGGTGTTTTAGGGTAGCCCTGTTGATTAAACAGAGCCGTACATTGTTAAATGGTATCAACCATGTTGTAAAAAAGCTGGAGTATTTAACAAAGGCTTATAATCTAAATATATCTGAAAGATAATAGCAATAGTTAAAATGGAGtaattttggttgggagagaccctcaagatcattgagtccaaccataacctaaatctagtgcTAAACTATGTCTGaaaccgcaattacttttgcaccaacctaataatttAAGAGAACTGAAGCTGTTTCCCTGTGCCGTTTGTTTGGGTAACAGGTTGCCAGCTGGGACACCTCTGGCTTGCAAAGCCCTGCTTCTGTGCTCGTTTCCATGGGAGAAAACCTGATTCCGTCCAGATTGAGGGGAGTGTTTCCCTCATTTTGAGGGCAGAATTTTGTAATAGTGTTCAGTTCACGTTAATGCAAAAATTCACGTTTATTGAGCACACACCGGATAACGGCACCGCATCGTTCGCCGGGGGCAGCGGGACCACGAGCCCCCGTGAGCCCCAGATTCCGTGTCTGCGCTGCTGCTTATGAATATGTACAGAACGGGCTCTGCCCACCCTCCTTTTAATGCGGGTGACATCAaagccctgcctgctgcagggggGGACCCACAATGCAATACGCAGGCAGACGTGGAGGCCGCTCCGCTGGCATCGCCACTGCAGGCACAGACCCTCCATTGTCAGCCctgggggggctgcggggggccaGGCCCTGCATGGGGGAGCAGCTGCACAGCTGGGTTTAGGGGGACACGAGGGGGGGTCTCACCTGGGGGCGTATTGCGGGGTgctgccccctgaccccccaggaGCAGGGGGGCCATGAGCTCTCAGGATGAGCagttcccagcagcagcccctgagCCAGCGGCTCCCTCCGCCGATGATGGCATGACCTGGTGGTacaggtggctctgcaggatTGCCGGGGTCCTCGGGGGCCTGTGTAAGTATCCCCGTTCCCTTGCAGCCAAAGGGTCCCCCTCGATGCCGCTTGTGCATGCAGAAGTGCGTATCAGGGGTCCTGCCTCTTTTTGGGGTCATGTTTGTGCAGGGGGGATGCGCCACAAAATGCTCATTTGGGGTGATGGGTTTGTGTCTGCTCTAGACATCTGTTCGCTGTGTTTCGGGCAGGCTGAAGAGTCGTGGAGGTGCCTGAAGTTTGGGTGGTTTTAGCCACACACAAGGGATGGGCTTCGTGCTCCccaaacttgctgaactccagtACCTGCGAGAAGGGGCGGCACAGGGGGATCGGTAAATCCTCAGCTTCTTTCTCATATCCAGAGCTCGCTGGAAGGGATGGGAGCAGCAGCCGAGCCCCTGGTCCCACAGGAGGGCTGTGGGCAGATAAACCAGACAGTGATTTTATTGCAAACGCCAGGTTCGGGATGCTCAGCGG from the Patagioenas fasciata isolate bPatFas1 chromosome 20, bPatFas1.hap1, whole genome shotgun sequence genome contains:
- the ADAMTS13 gene encoding A disintegrin and metalloproteinase with thrombospondin motifs 13 isoform X2 — translated: MIVSLTLRALMMLPLGFCWPSAFQEKFLGALDAEDVFSYFGTSSVSDVPEFVVAEPTCPCKEEQNGLMSCRVQHCSIEAWGELYAFEFLEDHALLSSSFVSKQVVNSSFGLLKRLSGNCFAGGNSLQPPGAKCRVTYCEGQLQGVVIADEEKVHIRPVRSKDLALLKDLGFSRPHILFRSATREENTARGRFPSRLQKRAEGAVKHLELMVVAGPDVYLYHKEDTERYILANLNIGAELLRDASLGAHFRVHLMQMLVLREPETEVNITTNITSSLISVCEWSKKVNPQNDSDPQHADIVLYITRFDLELPDGNKELRGVTQLGGVCSSFWSCVITQDTGFDLGITIAHEIGHSLGIPHDGEGNRCSSSGHIMGSAGNHNSIDLTWSQCSREEFLAFVSTGQTNCLNDLPDMDGSIPGWKPGLYYGADEQCKIAFGSVATACTFADSNVDICEVLSCHVQPGDESSCTRLLVPLLDGTECGINKWCFKGQCSSLEELNPMAVVHGQWSVWSPFSSCSRSCGGGVVLRQRFCNNPRPAFGGQECRGASIQVEMCNTQACSVTQQDFMAEQCAATNLKPLYLTGEAPSFYNWTSAVGFAKGDLLCKHMCRAVGNEFMVSREGSFIDGTRCEQDESERRGAFSLCVTGTCRAFGCDGQVDSKKMMDSCKVCGGDNTTCTEVSGSYTEGNAKEYVTFLSLPYNTTSVHVTNRKPLFTHLAVKVKGEYAVAGKGKISQNVTYPSVLEDSQIIYKVFLTEDNLPSLEEIHVDGPTQEEIEIQVYRRYAKEYGNATNPDITFSYFVPKENLTYVWIPQRGPCSVTCGEGERQLQYICVAFDTKEETQEENCHPVPKPESRMEICDLSPCPPRWKVTPAGPCSSSCGLGLAVQLVTCVQIHQGKEMLLEERLCPVAEKPLTSVPCVIRMCSYEWSFSEWTECSTSCGNGIQTRQDFCLNPLTRKQVNPVFCRHFPKAIVVRGCSTGPCPEQVMGTESHGAGLQMVTPALPTTATTAKEARYKNLDLPPSAVPVVPEEQAETGGGVCGKLFLNATGVINMTGVESSDCTVAIGRPLGEEITLRVLESSLNCSAGEIVLFSGRMMWRTGCRNLPLSLINSRTNTLIVKQRVSLPGNGVILQYNSRTATKKYYQDCDKQLFGPHGEIVNPVQLPDQRQEVVCRTFINVAPRHRIAIRALNIDLGSESNQTHFNYILVRDVSTMKTMVFHGKQQFFWQSTGSQAEIEFHENVKDYQTSFWAEYYAIEPK